In Carassius gibelio isolate Cgi1373 ecotype wild population from Czech Republic chromosome B13, carGib1.2-hapl.c, whole genome shotgun sequence, one genomic interval encodes:
- the LOC127970627 gene encoding coiled-coil domain-containing protein 85A-like, with the protein MEKATQPQLQSSISKSAEGPSEDLSKLTDEELLKWSKEELVRRLRRAEAEKMSVIVDHSNLIREVNRRLQQHLNEIRGLKEVNQKLQEDNQELRDLCCFLDDDRQKGKKVSREWQRLGRYSAGIMRKEVTLYLQKLKELEQRQEEVVRENLELRELCLMLDEEKGSGGTGGSAGTGGPVGCRSSIDSQSSLSHASGPGPGLLRDVGDGSSTSSAGSTDSPDHLTHKQQLLGGPVGGSPDHLHKPGPGEEAKGPEQTSRRHSTSQEYGAHTFPQVCRSRCGSFSSPDHKGLRGLSPEKLGKRGSPEQFSKHLLVSSQPPGSPDLFQKHSGSMGSVCGSPEPKQLLSGTPEHLQKGRVISGSPELLRHQHGRFGSPGREVAQKRPGVEEMSPHHRSIYSALISAGCCTSNCRSVKLWDSFDAS; encoded by the exons ATGGAAAAGGCCACCCAGCCTCAGCTGCAGTCGAGCATATCCAAGAGCGCAGAAGGTCCCTCAGAAGACCTTTCCAAACTTACGGATGAGGAGCTTCTGAAATGGAGCAAGGAGGAGCTGGTTCGCCGGCTCCGCAGAGCCGAAGCTGAGAAGATGAGCGTCATAGTGGACCACAGCAATCTCATCCGAGAGGTGAACCGCAGACTTCAGCAGCATCTCAACGAAATACGGGGGCTGAAG GAGGTGAATCAGAAGCTGCAAGAGGACAACCAGGAGCTGCGGGACCTCTGCTGCTTTCTGGATGACGACCGGCAGAAAGGGAAAAAGGTGTCGAGGGAGTGGCAGCGCCTGGGCCGCTACAGCGCAGGGATCATGCGTAAGGAGGTGACACTTTACCTGCAGAAGCTGAAAGAGCTGGAGCAGAGGCAGGAGGAAGTGGTGAGGGAGAACCTTGAACTGAGAGAACTGTGCCTCATGTTGGATGAGGAGAAGGGCTCTGGAGGTACCGGCGGGTCAGCGGGTACCGGGGGACCAGTCGGCTGCAGGAGTTCAATTGATAGTCAGAGCAGCCTGTCTCATGCTAGTGGCCCTGGGCCTGGCCTATTAAGGGATGTAGGTGACGGGAGCAGTACCTCCAGCGCGGGCAGCACCGACAGCCCTGACCATCTCACCCATAAGCAGCAGCTGTTGGGTGGCCCGGTTGGAGGCAGTCCTGACCACCTACATAAGCCAGGCCCAGGGGAGGAGGCAAAGGGTCCCGAGCAAACAAGCCGAAGACATAGCACCAGCCAGGAGTATGGAGCACATACCTTTCCCCAGGTGTGCCGGTCTCGCTGCGGGTCCTTCTCCAGTCCAGACCACAAGGGCCTGCGGGGTCTCAGTCCAGAGAAACTTGGCAAGAGAGGCAGCCCAGAGCAGTTCTCAAAACACTTACTGGTGTCCTCTCAGCCGCCTGGCAGCCCGGACCTTTTCCAGAAGCACAGTGGTAGCATGGGAAGTGTGTGTGGGAGTCCAGAGCCCAAACAGCTTCTATCAGGGACACCGGAGCACCTACAGAAGGGCCGTGTCATATCTGGGAGCCCTGAGTTGTTGAGGCATCAGCATGGAAGGTTTGGCAGCCCCGGCCGAGAGGTGGCACAGAAGAGGCCGGGCGTAGAGGAGATGTCCCCTCATCACCGGAGCATCTATAGCG ctcTGATATCGGCTGGGTGTTGCACCAGCAACTGTAGAAGTGTCAAGCTTTGGGACAG TTTTGATGCCTCCTGA
- the soul2 gene encoding heme-binding protein soul2: protein MATTLLSALCLLIGLVCFPSTECWEAPWFCHGHECPVYTVVQEYEGFEERSYEVSHWITTDVASTSESDLKDGFWKLYYFNHGQNSENKAIAMSRPVLVSVKEADGMGERQVSISVFQSDTEIPEPNDNTIRKTVIPGGTVYIRSFGGFASDEDALENVQHLREDLRAAGKVFVESRFDAAGYDAPWDLFNRHNEVWVRAP from the exons ATGGCGACGACTCTGCTTTCCGCTTTGTGTCTCCTGATTGGACTTGTATGTTTCCCAAGTACAGAATGTTGGGAAGCACCTTGGTTCTGTCATGGACACGAGTGTCCCGTGTACACTGTGGTACAAGAGTATGAG GGATTTGAGGAGCGTAGCTACGAAGTGAGCCATTGGATTACAACTGATGTCGCGAGCACCAGTGAAAGTGATTTAAAGGATGGATTTTGGAAACTGTATTATTTCAATCATGGTCAAAACAGTGAAA ATAAGGCGATTGCTATGAGCAGGCCTGTGCTGGTCTCAGTGAAGGAAGCTGATGGTATGGGGGAGCGACAGGTGTCCATTTCCGTCTTTCAGTCTGACACGGAGATTCCTGAGCCCAATGATAACACCATCAGAAAAACAGTCATACCAGGCGGTACTGTCTACATCAG GTCTTTTGGTGGTTTTGCATCTGATGAAGATGCCTTGGAGAATGTGCAGCACCTTAGGGAGGACCTCAGAGCTGCAGGAAAGGTGTTTGTTGAAAGCAGGTTTGATGCAGCTGGATATGATGCACCGTGGGATTTGTTCAACAGGCACAATGAAGTTTGGGTTCGTGCACCCTGA